From one Marmota flaviventris isolate mMarFla1 chromosome 1, mMarFla1.hap1, whole genome shotgun sequence genomic stretch:
- the Zbtb7a gene encoding zinc finger and BTB domain-containing protein 7A — translation MAGGVDGPIGIPFPDHSSDILSGLNEQRTQGLLCDVVILVEGREFPTHRSVLAACSQYFKKLFTSGAVVDQQNVYEIDFVSAEALTALMDFAYTATLTVSTANVGDILSAARLLEIPAVSHVCADLLDRQILAADAGADAGQLELVDQVGQRNLLRAKEYLEFFQSNPMNSLPPAAAAAFPWPAFGASEDDLDATKEAVAAAVAAVAAGDCNGLDFYGPGPPAERPPAGDGDEGDSNPGLWPERDEDAPTGGLFPPPAAPPATTQNGHYSRGGEEEAASLSEAAPEPGDSPGFLSGAAEGEDGDAPDVDGLAASTLLQQMMSSVGRTGDSDEESRADDKGVMDYYLKYFSSAHEGDVYPAWSQKGEKKIRAKAFQKCPICEKVIQGAGKLPRHIRTHTGEKPYECSICKVRFTRQDKLKVHMRKHTGEKPYLCQQCGAAFAHNYDLKNHMRVHTGLRPYQCDSCCKTFVRSDHLHRHLKKDGCNGVPSRRGRKPRVRGGPEPPAPGPAAPPGAPAAPGSPDARRNGQEKHFKDQDEDEDEASPDSSGRLNVAGAGGGDDSGGGPGATTDGNFTAGLA, via the exons ATGGCCGGCGGCGTGGACGGCCCCATCGGGATCCCGTTCCCCGACCACAGCAGTGACATCCTGAGCGGGCTGAATGAGCAGCGCACGCAGGGCCTGCTGTGCGACGTGGTCATCCTGGTGGAGGGCCGCGAGTTCCCCACGCACCGCTCCGTGCTGGCCGCCTGCAGCCAGTACTTCAAGAAGCTGTTCACGTCGGGCGCGGTCGTGGACCAGCAGAACGTGTACGAGATCGACTTCGTCAGCGCCGAGGCGCTCACCGCGCTCATGGACTTCGCCTACACGGCCACGCTCACGGTCAGCACGGCCAACGTGGGCGACATCCTCAGCGCCGCCCGCCTGCTGGAGATCCCCGCCGTGAGCCACGTGTGCGCCGACCTCCTGGACCGGCAGATCCTGGCGGCGGATGCGGGCGCCGATGCGGGCCAGCTGGAGCTGGTGGACCAGGTGGGCCAGCGCAACCTGCTGCGGGCCAAGGAGTACCTGGAGTTCTTCCAGAGCAACCCCATGAACAGCCtgccccccgccgccgccgccgccttcCCCTGGCCGGCCTTCGGGGCCTCCGAGGATGACCTGGATGCCACCAAGGAGGCCGTGGCCGCTGCCGTGGCCGCCGTGGCCGCCGGTGACTGCAACGGCCTGGACTTCTACGGACCAGGGCCCCCGGCCGAGCGGCCCCCGGCAGGAGACGGGGACGAGGGCGACAGCAACCCGGGCCTGTGGCCAGAGCGGGATGAGGACGCCCCCACCGGGGGTCTCTTTCCTCCACCGGCGGCGCCCCCGGCCACCACGCAGAACGGCCACTACAGccggggtggggaggaggaggcggcCTCGCTGTCGGAGGCCGCCCCCGAGCCGGGCGACTCTCCGGGCTTCCTGTCGGGCGCAGCCGAGGGCGAGGACGGGGACGCGCCTGACGTGGACGGGCTGGCGGCCAGCACGCTGCTGCAGCAGATGATGTCCTCGGTGGGCCGGACCGGGGACAGCGACGAGGAGTCGCGGGCGGACGACAAGGGCGTCATGGACTACTACCTGAAGTACTTCAGCAGCGCCCACGAGGGGGACGTCTACCCCGCCTGGTCTCAGAAGGGGGAGAAGAAGATCCGCGCCAAGGCCTTCCAGAAGTGCCCCATCTGCGAGAAGGTCATCCAGGGCGCCGGCAAGCTGCCGCGGCACATCCGCACCCACACGGGCGAGAAGCCCTACGAGTGCAGCATCTGCAAGGTCCGCTTCACCAG GCAGGACAAGCTCAAGGTGCACATGCGGAAGCACACGGGGGAGAAGCCCTACCTGTGCCAGCAGTGCGGCGCCGCCTTCGCGCACAACTACGACCTCAAGAACCACATGCGCGTGCACACGGGGCTGCGGCCCTACCAGTGCGACAGCTGCTGCAAGACCTTCGTGCGCTCCGACCACCTGCACAGGCACCTCAAGAAGGACGGCTGCAACGGCGTCCCCTCGCGCCGAGGCCGCAAGCCCCGCGTGCGGGGCGGCCCCGAGCCCCCGGCCCCTGGGCCCGCCGCGCCCCCCGGCGCCCCCGCTGCGCCCGGCTCCCCCGACGCCCGGCGCAACGGCCAGGAGAAGCACTTTAAGGACCAGGACGAGGACGAGGACGAGGCCAGCCCCGACAGCTCGGGCCGGTTGAATGTAGCGGGCGCTGGCGGTGGAGACGACAGCGGAGGCGGCCCCGGGGCCACCACCGACGGTAACTTCACAGCTGGACTCGCCTAA